The genomic interval CGGGCAGCTCCTAGCCGGGGCCGGTATCTCGCCGAGGGTGGGAGAATGCGCGCATGGTTTCCCTGGTGCTGGTACGCGGCGACATCACCGGACAATCGGTGGACGCGATCGTCAACGCGGCCAACTCCTCGCTGCTCGGCGGCGGGGGAGTGGACGGTGCGATCCACCGTCGCGGTGGTCCGGAAATTTTGGCCGAGTGCCGCGCACTGCGTGCCTCGCGGTACGGCAAGGGATTGAAGACCGGTCAGGCCGTCGCGACCACCGCGGGCGAACTGGATGCCCGCTGGGTCATCCACACCGTCGGCCCGGTCTGGTCCGCCACCGAGGACCGCTCCGACCTGCTGGCCTCCTGTTATCGCGAATCATTGCGTGTCGCAGACGAACTCGGCGCCCGCACCGTCGCCTTTCCCGCCATCTCCACCGGCATCTACCGCTGGCCGCTGGACGACGGCGCGCGCATCGCCGTGGAAAGCGTGCGCGCCACCGTGACTCGGGTCTCGGAGGTGCGGTTCGTCCTCTTCGACGAAAATGCGTACTCTGCCTTCGCCGCTCAGGTGAACTAGCGGACGTGCCGTCCGCTGGAGTGTCCTTGCGGAGAGTCGGACGAGATTCCACTAGACTCTCGAACAGTTGTTCGTGTCTGCGAGAGGGGTTTTCGTGCGGGTGATGGGCGTCGACCCCGGGCTCACCCGGTGCGGCATCAGCATGGTCGAGGGCGGGTTGGGCCGCAAGGTCACCGCGCTCGCCGTGGACGTGGTGCGGACGCCTCCCGAGTTGGACCTCGCGCAGCGGCTGATGCTGGTGGCCGACGCGGCCGAATCCTGGATGGACACCCACCGGCCCGAGGCGGTCGCGATCGAGCGGGTGTTCGCGCAGCACAATGTGCGTACCGCCATGGGCACGGCGCAGGCCGGCGGGGTGATCGCGCTCGCGGCGGCGCGGCGCGGCATACCGGTGCATTTCCACACACCCAGCGAGGTCAAGGCGGCGGTGACGGGCAGCGGCACCGCCGGCAAGGCGCAGGTGACCACGATGGTGACGCGGATCCTCGGCTTGACGGTGGCGCCGAAACCGGCGGACGCGGCCGATGCGCTGGCTCTGGCCATCTGTCATTGTTGGCGGGCGCCGTTGCTGGAACGCATGGCCAAAGCCGAAGCGCAGGCGGCCGAGGTGCGCCGGCGCTACACCGAAAAGCTCGCTGAACAACGGAAGGCGGTACGCGGGTGATCGCGTCGGTACGCGGTGAGGTGCTCGAAATCGCGCTCGATCACACGGTGATCGAGGCCGGTGGTATCGGGTACCGGCTGAACGCCACCCCGTCGACATTGGCCATGCTCACCCGCGGCGAGGAGATCCGGCTCTACACCGCGATGATCGTGCGCGAGGATTCCCAGACCTTGTTCGGGTTCGCCGACACCGAATCGCGCGACCTGTTCGGTCTGCTGCAAACCGTGTCCGGTGTCGGCCCCCGCCTGGCGATGGCGGTGCTCGCGGTGCTGGAGCCCGAAGCCCTGCGCAAGGCACTCGCGGAAAGCAACGTGGCGGCGCTGACCAGGGTGCCGGGCATCGGCAAGCGCGGCGCCGAGCGCATGGTCGTCGAACTGCGCGACAAGGTGAATCTCATTCCCGTGCAGGCGGGCCCGCCGGGCAGTGCCCCCGCGGTCGCGGTGACGCCGGTGCGTGATCAGGTGGTGGAGGCGCTGACGGGTCTGAGCTTCCCGCTCAAACAGGCCGAGCAGGCGGTGGATTCGGTGCTGGCCGAGCAGCCCGCCGCCGACACCGCTGCCGCCTTGCGCGCCGCACTGAGCCTGCTCGGCAAGAACCGATAGGCCGCCATGGATTACGAAGAGACTGTGCCCGACGAACCCGCGTCCGACGCGGAATCTCAGGTCAGCGCAAGCTATTTGAAGTCCGACGGGGACATCGAGGCCAGTCTGCGCCCGAAATCCCTGGACGATTTCATCGGCCAGCCGCGCGTGCGCGAACAGCTGGCGCTGGTGCTGCGGGGTGCCAAGCAGCGTGGCGGTACCCCTGATCACGTGCTGCTGTCCGGCCCGCCCGGGCTCGGCAAGACCTCCATGGCCATGATCATCGCGGGCGAACTCGGCACGGCACTGCGCATCACCTCCGGCCCCGCGCTGGAACGCGCGGGAGATCTCGCGGCCATGCTCAGCAATTTGGTCGACGGCGACGTGCTGTTCATCGACGAAATCCACCGCATCGCCCGGCCCGCCGAGGAGATGCTCTACCTGGCCATGGAGGATTTCCGCGTCGACGTGGTGGTCGGCAAAGGTCCCGGCGCCACCTCGATCCCGCTGGACATCGCCCCCTTCACCCTGGTCGGCGCGACAACTCGCTCCGGCGCGCTGACCGGTCCGCTGCGGGACCGGTTCGGGTTCACCGGCCACATGGATTTCTACGAACCCGACGAGCTGCTGCGCATTCTGCTGCGGTCGGCCCAGATCCTCGGTGTCGAAGTGGAACGCGACGCCGCCGCGGAGATCGCTGGTCGCTCCCGTGGCACGCCGCGTATCGCGAACCGCCTGCTGCGTCGCGTCCGCGACTACGCCGAGGTCCGCGCCGACGGGCACATCACCCGCCCGATCGCGCAAGCGGCTCTCGAGGTCTACGACGTCGACGCACTGGGCTTGGACCGTTTGGACCGGGCTGTCTTGTCCGCGCTGGTCCGCGGTTTCAACGGCGGCCCCGTCGGCGTCTCCACCCTCGCGGT from Nocardia goodfellowii carries:
- a CDS encoding O-acetyl-ADP-ribose deacetylase: MVSLVLVRGDITGQSVDAIVNAANSSLLGGGGVDGAIHRRGGPEILAECRALRASRYGKGLKTGQAVATTAGELDARWVIHTVGPVWSATEDRSDLLASCYRESLRVADELGARTVAFPAISTGIYRWPLDDGARIAVESVRATVTRVSEVRFVLFDENAYSAFAAQVN
- the ruvC gene encoding crossover junction endodeoxyribonuclease RuvC, whose protein sequence is MRVMGVDPGLTRCGISMVEGGLGRKVTALAVDVVRTPPELDLAQRLMLVADAAESWMDTHRPEAVAIERVFAQHNVRTAMGTAQAGGVIALAAARRGIPVHFHTPSEVKAAVTGSGTAGKAQVTTMVTRILGLTVAPKPADAADALALAICHCWRAPLLERMAKAEAQAAEVRRRYTEKLAEQRKAVRG
- the ruvA gene encoding Holliday junction branch migration protein RuvA → MIASVRGEVLEIALDHTVIEAGGIGYRLNATPSTLAMLTRGEEIRLYTAMIVREDSQTLFGFADTESRDLFGLLQTVSGVGPRLAMAVLAVLEPEALRKALAESNVAALTRVPGIGKRGAERMVVELRDKVNLIPVQAGPPGSAPAVAVTPVRDQVVEALTGLSFPLKQAEQAVDSVLAEQPAADTAAALRAALSLLGKNR
- the ruvB gene encoding Holliday junction branch migration DNA helicase RuvB, translating into MDYEETVPDEPASDAESQVSASYLKSDGDIEASLRPKSLDDFIGQPRVREQLALVLRGAKQRGGTPDHVLLSGPPGLGKTSMAMIIAGELGTALRITSGPALERAGDLAAMLSNLVDGDVLFIDEIHRIARPAEEMLYLAMEDFRVDVVVGKGPGATSIPLDIAPFTLVGATTRSGALTGPLRDRFGFTGHMDFYEPDELLRILLRSAQILGVEVERDAAAEIAGRSRGTPRIANRLLRRVRDYAEVRADGHITRPIAQAALEVYDVDALGLDRLDRAVLSALVRGFNGGPVGVSTLAVAVGEEAATVEEVCEPFLVRAGMVARTPRGRVATAAAWEHLGLLPPADLAFGSIDVRAREPQPTLDLFDRP